In Thermus aquaticus, the sequence ACCTACATTGAGAGCATCTGGTGGAGCCTGAAGCGCCTCTTTGACCGGGGCCTCCTCTACCGGGACCACAAGGTGGTGCCCTACTGCCCGCGGTGCGGCACCCCCCTCTCCTCCCACGAGCTCGCTTTGGGCTACAAGGAGATCCACGACCCCTCGGTCTACGTGCGCCTGCCCCTCAAGGAGCCCGGGAGGCTGGGCCTAGAGCGGGCTAGCCTCCTCATCTGGACCACCACGCCCTGGACCCTGCCCGGCAACGTGGCCGCCGCCCTCCACCCCGAGTACACCTACGCCGCCTTCGCCCTGGGCGAGGAGGCCCTGATCCTGGAAGAGGGCCTGGGGAAAGGGCTTCTGGGCGAGGAGACGCCCGTCCTCAGAACCTTCCTGGGGAAGGACCTCGAGGGCCTCCCCTACGAGCCCCCCTATCCCCAGGAGCTGGAGCGGGGGTACTTCACCGTCCTCGCCGACTACGTGAGCCGGGAGGAGGGCACCGGCATCGTCCACCAGGCCCCCGCCTTCGGCGCCGAGGACCTGGAGACGGCCAGGCGCTACGGCCTTCCCCTCCTCAAGACCGTGGACGAGGAGGGGAAGATGAGGGTGGCCCCCTTTGAGGGCCTCTTCTTCCGGGAGGCCAACCGGGCCGTCCTCAAGGACCTAAGGGCGCGGGGCCTCCTCTTTAAGGAGGAGCAGATCCTCCACAGCTACCCCCACTGCTGGCGGTGCTCCACCCCCCTCATGTACTACGCCACCGAGACCTGGTTCATCCGAAACACCGCCTTCAAGGAGGAGCTCATCCGCAAGAACCAGGAGATCAACTGGGTGCCGCCCCACATCAAGGAGGGCCGCTACGGGGAGTGGCTGAGAAACCTGGTGGACTGGGCGCTAAGCCGCAACCGCTACTGGGGCACCCCCCTCCCCATCTGGGTCTGCGAGGCCTGCGGCAAGGAGGAGGCCATCGGGAGCTTCGCCGAGCTTAAGGCCAGGGCCAAAACTCCCCTCCCCGAGCCCTTTGACCCCCACCGCCCCCACGTGGACCGGGTGGAGCTAGGGTGCGCCTGCGGCGGGACCATGCGCCGGGTCCCCTACGTCATTGACGTCTGGTACGACTCCGGGGCCATGCCCTTCGCCTCCATCCACTACCCCTTTGAGAACGAAGCGGAGTTCCGGGAGGCCTTCCCCGCCGACTTCATCGCCGAGGGCGTTGACCAGACCCGGGGCTGGTTCAACTCTTTGCACCAGCTCGGGGTGATGCTCTTCGGCTCCATCGCCTTTAAAAACGTCATCTGCCACGGCCTCATCCTGGACGAGAAGGGGCAGAAGATGTCCAAGTCCAAGGGCAACGTGGTGGACCCCTGGGACATCATCCGGGAGTTCGGGGCGGACGCCCTCCGGTGGTACATCTACATCTCCGCCCCCCCGGAGGCCGACCGCCGCTTCGGCCCCAACCTGGTGCGGGAAACGGTGCGGGACTACTTCCTCACCCTCTGGAACGTTTATAGCTTCTTCGTCACCTACGCCAACCTGGACCGCCCCAACCTGAAGTCCCCGCCCCCGCCCAAGGAGCGGCCCGAGCTGGACCGCTGGCTTCTCGCCCGCATGCAGGACCTCATCCAGAGGGTGACCGAGGCCCTCGAGGCCCATGACCCCACCACCTCTAGCCGCGCCCTCCGGGACTTCGTGGTGGAGGACCTCTCCCAGTGGTACGTGCGCCGGGGGAGGCGGCGCTACTGGAAAAACGAGGACGCCCTGGACCGGGAGTCGGCCTACGCCACCCTCTACGAGGCCCTGGTCCTCATCGCCAAGCTCTCCGCCCCCTTCACCCCCTATCTGGCCGAGGTCCTCTGGCAGAACTTGGTGAGAAGCGTGGACGAAGGGGCCAAAGAAAGCGTCCACCTGGCCGACTGGCCGGAGGTGGACCCGGCTTTGGTGGACGAGGCGCTGGTGACCAAGATGCGGGCGGTCCTTAGGGTGGTGGAGCTAGCCCGCTCGGCCCGGGCCAGAAGCGGGGTCAAGACCAGAACCCCTCTTCCCCTCCTCCTCGTCACCGCCCCCACCCCCTTGGAACGGGAGGGCCTTCGCCACTTCGCCCCCGAGATCGCCGAGGAGCTCAACGTCAAGGAGGTGCGGGTCCTGGAGCCCGGGGAGGAGGTCCTCTCCTACCGGGTCCTCCCCAACCTCAAGCTCTTGGGCAAGAAGTACGGGCGCCTGGTCCCCGGGATCAAAGAGGCCCTGGAGAGGGAGAAGGACCGGGTGGTGGCCGCCCTTTTAAAGGGCGAGGGCGTGGCCCTGGAGGTGGGCGGTCAGGTCCTCCACCTCCTGCCCGAGGAGGTCCTCCTCGAGGCCCAGGCCCCCGAGGGGTACCAGGCCCTGGAGAAGAACGGGTACGTGGCCGCCTTGGAGGTGCGGGTCACCGAGGAGCTGAAGCTGGAGGGCCTGGCCCGGGACCTGATCCGCCTCCTGCAGGAGGCCAGGAAGAGCATGGGCCTGAAGGTGGCGGACCGCATCCGCGTGCGCTACCAGGCGGAAGGGGCCTATCTGGAGGCGCTAAAGCGCCACGGGGACAGGATCGCCGGCGAGGTCCTGGCCGTGGAGCTGGCCGAGGGGCCCCTCGAGGGCTTCGGGACCGGCGTGGAGGACGAGGAGGGGAAGGCCCGCTTCGCCCTGGAAAGGGTAGAATGGCCCCATGGGTGAGGCGGCCGCCAAGCCCCTGAGCCTCGAGGCCTACCTGGCCCTGGAGGCGGCGAGTTCCCGCCGCCACCACCTGGTGGAAGGCTTTTTGTGGGCCATGGCGGGGGCGGGGAAGGCCCACAACCAGCTCCTCACCCGCCTTCTCCTCCAGCTGGCCCCCGCAGCCCTAGCCCAAGGATACGAGGCCTACGCGGCGGACCGCCGCCTCAAGACTGCCCAGGACACGGTCTTTTACCCCGACCTCATGGTGGTATGCGACCCCTCCCCCTCTCCCCTCTACGAGGAAACCCCCTGCCTTCTCGTTGAGATCCTCTCCGAGAGCACGGAGGACCTGGATCGGGGGAAGAAGCTTTGGCACTACCTGCGCCTACCCTCGCTGAAGGCCTACCTCATGGTGGATAGCCGCAGGATGAGCCTGGAGGCCTACCTGCGGCAGGGGGAAACTTGGGTCTACCGGGCCCTAGGCCCTAAAGAGGCCCTAGCCCTCCCCTGCCCTCCCGTAACCCTCTCCGTAGAGGCGCTTTACCAGGGTGTGGAGCTAGGGGTATAGTGCCCCCGTGCCGGAACCGCAAGCCCTCCTAGAACCTCTGGAGCTGGACGCCCTCTACATCACCCGCCCGGAGAACGTCCGCTACCTCACGGGCTTCCCCCACCCCGAGGACGCCCAGGTCCTCATCGCCCCCGAAGGGGCCTTCCTCCTCACCGACCCCCGCTACCCCGAGGCGGAGCGGGAAAGCCGCATCCCCGCCAGGGTCCTGAAGCGGGAGGAGAGGGAGGCCCTCTTCCAGGACCTGAGGGGCCGGGTGGGCTTTGAGGCGGAGCACCTCCCCTACGCCGCCCTGGAGCGCCTGCGGGAGCTTTCTCCTGCGGAGTGGGTACCCACCAAGGGGGTCATAGAGCGCCTCCGCCTCAAGAAAAGCCCCGAGGAAGTGGCGAGGATCCGCCAGGCCCAGGCCCTGGCGGAAAGGGCCCTGGAGCGGGCCCTGACCCTCCTAAGGCCCGGGGTGGAGGAGCGGGAAGTGGCCCTGGAGATAGAGTTCTTCCTGCGCAAAGAGGGCGCGGAGGACGTGGCCTTCCCCCCCATCGTGGCCTCCGGGGCGAGGGGGGCCCTGCCCCACGCCGGGGCCTCGGAGAAGCGCCTGGAGCCCGGGGAGCTCATCACCCTGGACCTGGGGGCCAAGGTGGCGGGGTACCACTCGGATATGACCCGCACCGTGGCCCTGGGGAAGCCTTCTCCGGAGATGCGCCGGGTCTACGAGGCAGTCCAGGAGGCCCTCGAGGTGGCCCTTCAGGGCCTTAAGCCCGGAAGGACGGGGAAGGAGGTGGACGCCCTGGCCCGCGAGGCCCTGGGGCGCCACGGCCTGGACCGCTATTTCGTCCACTCCCTGGGTCACGGGGTGGGCCTCGCCGTCCACGAGGGACCGGGGCTTTCCCCCTACACCGAAGAGGTCCTGGAGCCCGGCATGGTGGTCACCGTGGAGCCCGGGGTCTACCTGCCCGGGGTGGGCGGGGTGCGGATTGAGGAGCTGGTCCTCATCACCGAGGACGGGATAGAGCTCCTTTCCCGATTTCCCCGGGGCTACCTGGAGGTCTAGGATGCGCCTTCTCGCCCTATGGCTCGTTTTCGCCCTGGCCCTGGCCCTGGCCCAGACCTACACCGTGAAGCCGGGGGACACCCTCTACCGCATCGCCAAAGCCCACGGCCTCACCGTGGCCGAGCTCATGCGGCTAAACGGCCTCACCTCGGAGCGCATCTACCCCGGCCAGGTGCTGAGGGTGGGTGGGGAAGGGCCAAAAGAACCCAGGGGGCGCTTCTTCCAAGAAGGCCTCGCCGTCTGGTACGGCCCCGGCTTCCACGGCAAAAGGACGGCCAGCGGCGAAATCTACGACTTGCACGCCCTCACCGCCGCCCACCCCACCCTCCCCTTCGGCACCCGGGTGCGGGTGACCAACCCCAAAAACGGCCGGAGCGTGGTGGTGCGCATCAACGACCGGGGGCCTTTTGGAGGGCGGTACATCATTGACCTCTCCTACGCAGCCGCCAAGGCCATCGGGGCCCTTTCCGCCACCCGGGTGCGCCTCGAGGTCCTGGAGGAGTGATGGTCCGCTACGGGTTTCACCTCTCCATCGCCAGCAAGAAGGGGGTGGCCGGGGCCCTCGAGGAGGCCATGGCCCTGGGGCTCACCGCCTTCCAGATCTTCGCCAAAAGCCCCAGGAGCTGGAGGACCCGGCCCCTCGCCGCAAACGAGGTGGAGGCCTTCCGGGCCCTGAAGGAGATGGCGGGGGGGATGCCCGCCGTCATCCACGCCTCCTACCTGGTGAACCTGGGGGCCGAGGGGGAGCTCTGGGAAAAGAGCGTCATGAGCCTGGCCGACGACCTGGAGAAGGCGGCCATCCTGGGCGTGGAGTACGTGGTGGTCCACCCCGGCTCCGGGGACCCCAAGAGGGTCAAGGAGGGGGCCCTCAAGGCCCTCCGCCTGGCGGGGGTCAGGGGGAAGCCCACCCTCCTTCTGGAGAACACCGCCGGGGGCGGGGAGAAGGTGGGAAGCCGCTTTGAGGAGCTGGCCTGGCTCCTGGAGGACACCCCCCTGCAGGCCTGCTTAGACACCTGCCACGCCTTCGCCGCCGGCTACGACGTGAAGGAAGACCCCCAAGGGGTCCTCATCGCCTTGGATAAGGCGGTGGGCCTGGAGCGGGTGCCGGTGGTCCACCTCAACGACTCCGTGGGCGGCTTGGGGAGCCGCATAGACCACCACGCCCACCTCCTCCAGGGCCAGATCGGCGAGGGCCTCAAGGAGGTCCTTCTAGACCCCAGGCTGAGGGGCCGGGTCTTCATCCTGGAGACCCCCAGGAGCCCCGAGGAGGACGCCTGGAACCTGAAGGTCCTCCAGGGCTGGCTGGAGGAGGCCGCCTCCCAGAATAAGCTGTAGGGCGGAGACCGCCAGGGCGAGAAGCCCCAGCCTAAAGGCCCGGTCTTCCCCTTTGCCGGGGCCCCCATGCTGGCGCAAGCCAGCATGGGGTGGTATTAGGCCACCCCGAGCCCCGCCCCCAGGAGGGCCAGGGCGATCCCGTTGAGCCAGCCCAAGAGGGGCAGGAGGGTGGGGTATTTAAAGCTGCGCATACCCCCAGCCTAGCTAAAGAAAAACCCAAAGAAGGCCCTGCGGGCGAAGCGGAGCACCTCCTGGATAGGCCCCCGGAGCACGGTGAGGATGAGGAGGAAGGAGAGCCAAGCATACTGCTCAAGCCGCCAGAGAAAAGGGTGCCAGGAGAGGGGCAGAAGGCTTTGCAGGATCTTGGAGCCGTCCAGGGGCAGAATGGGCAGGAGGTTGAAGACGGCCAGGAGCAGGTTGACGCTGCTGGCGAAGAAGAAGGCCAGGGCTAAAACCCCGAGGAAGGTCTGCCCCTCCCCCCGGAAGGTGAGGGCCACGCCCCAGGGGTCCAAGGCGAACAGCCCCCGCACCAGAAGGGCGAAGAGGACCGCCAGGGCCAGGTTGATGACGATGCCGGCGATGGAGACCACAAAAAGGCCCAGGCGGTAGCTCCGGAAGGCCCAGGGGTTCACCGGCACCGGCTTGGCCCAGCCGAACCCCACGAGAAGGAGCAGGACCGTGCCCAAAGGGTCCAGGTGCTTTAGGGGGTTCAGGGTGAGGCGGCCCAGGCGCCTGGCGGTGTCATCGCCAAAGCGGTAGGCGGCGTAGGCGTGGCCCCACTCGTGGAGGGCCAGGCTCAGGAGGAGGGCCGAAAAGGCCAGGGCGAAGGCCAGGGGGTCCTGCTGCAGGAGGGCGATCATAGGCCAAGAACCCGGTAGACGCTATCCAGGAGGCCGGAAAGCCCCTGGGCCACGGTGGCCGTGACCCCGGCAAAGGAGAGGACCAGGAAGATGAGGATGAAGCCCAGAGGCCCCAGGGCAGCGATCTGGTCCAGGAAGCGCCGGGCCTCGAGGCCCCCCACGGCGTAAAGGGCCTTG encodes:
- a CDS encoding site-2 protease family protein — its product is MIALLQQDPLAFALAFSALLLSLALHEWGHAYAAYRFGDDTARRLGRLTLNPLKHLDPLGTVLLLLVGFGWAKPVPVNPWAFRSYRLGLFVVSIAGIVINLALAVLFALLVRGLFALDPWGVALTFRGEGQTFLGVLALAFFFASSVNLLLAVFNLLPILPLDGSKILQSLLPLSWHPFLWRLEQYAWLSFLLILTVLRGPIQEVLRFARRAFFGFFFS
- a CDS encoding M24 family metallopeptidase — its product is MPEPQALLEPLELDALYITRPENVRYLTGFPHPEDAQVLIAPEGAFLLTDPRYPEAERESRIPARVLKREEREALFQDLRGRVGFEAEHLPYAALERLRELSPAEWVPTKGVIERLRLKKSPEEVARIRQAQALAERALERALTLLRPGVEEREVALEIEFFLRKEGAEDVAFPPIVASGARGALPHAGASEKRLEPGELITLDLGAKVAGYHSDMTRTVALGKPSPEMRRVYEAVQEALEVALQGLKPGRTGKEVDALAREALGRHGLDRYFVHSLGHGVGLAVHEGPGLSPYTEEVLEPGMVVTVEPGVYLPGVGGVRIEELVLITEDGIELLSRFPRGYLEV
- a CDS encoding Uma2 family endonuclease, whose product is MGEAAAKPLSLEAYLALEAASSRRHHLVEGFLWAMAGAGKAHNQLLTRLLLQLAPAALAQGYEAYAADRRLKTAQDTVFYPDLMVVCDPSPSPLYEETPCLLVEILSESTEDLDRGKKLWHYLRLPSLKAYLMVDSRRMSLEAYLRQGETWVYRALGPKEALALPCPPVTLSVEALYQGVELGV
- the ileS gene encoding isoleucine--tRNA ligase, coding for MFKEVGEPDFPRLEEEILAFWKREKIFQKSVEARKGAPRYAVYEGPPTANGMPHVGHAQARSYKDLFPRFKTMQGYYAPRRAGWDTHGLPVELEVEKKLGLKSKREIEAYGIERFNQACRESVFTYEKEWEAFTERLAYWVDLENAYATLHPTYIESIWWSLKRLFDRGLLYRDHKVVPYCPRCGTPLSSHELALGYKEIHDPSVYVRLPLKEPGRLGLERASLLIWTTTPWTLPGNVAAALHPEYTYAAFALGEEALILEEGLGKGLLGEETPVLRTFLGKDLEGLPYEPPYPQELERGYFTVLADYVSREEGTGIVHQAPAFGAEDLETARRYGLPLLKTVDEEGKMRVAPFEGLFFREANRAVLKDLRARGLLFKEEQILHSYPHCWRCSTPLMYYATETWFIRNTAFKEELIRKNQEINWVPPHIKEGRYGEWLRNLVDWALSRNRYWGTPLPIWVCEACGKEEAIGSFAELKARAKTPLPEPFDPHRPHVDRVELGCACGGTMRRVPYVIDVWYDSGAMPFASIHYPFENEAEFREAFPADFIAEGVDQTRGWFNSLHQLGVMLFGSIAFKNVICHGLILDEKGQKMSKSKGNVVDPWDIIREFGADALRWYIYISAPPEADRRFGPNLVRETVRDYFLTLWNVYSFFVTYANLDRPNLKSPPPPKERPELDRWLLARMQDLIQRVTEALEAHDPTTSSRALRDFVVEDLSQWYVRRGRRRYWKNEDALDRESAYATLYEALVLIAKLSAPFTPYLAEVLWQNLVRSVDEGAKESVHLADWPEVDPALVDEALVTKMRAVLRVVELARSARARSGVKTRTPLPLLLVTAPTPLEREGLRHFAPEIAEELNVKEVRVLEPGEEVLSYRVLPNLKLLGKKYGRLVPGIKEALEREKDRVVAALLKGEGVALEVGGQVLHLLPEEVLLEAQAPEGYQALEKNGYVAALEVRVTEELKLEGLARDLIRLLQEARKSMGLKVADRIRVRYQAEGAYLEALKRHGDRIAGEVLAVELAEGPLEGFGTGVEDEEGKARFALERVEWPHG
- a CDS encoding septal ring lytic transglycosylase RlpA family protein → MRLLALWLVFALALALAQTYTVKPGDTLYRIAKAHGLTVAELMRLNGLTSERIYPGQVLRVGGEGPKEPRGRFFQEGLAVWYGPGFHGKRTASGEIYDLHALTAAHPTLPFGTRVRVTNPKNGRSVVVRINDRGPFGGRYIIDLSYAAAKAIGALSATRVRLEVLEE
- the nfo gene encoding endonuclease IV, coding for MVRYGFHLSIASKKGVAGALEEAMALGLTAFQIFAKSPRSWRTRPLAANEVEAFRALKEMAGGMPAVIHASYLVNLGAEGELWEKSVMSLADDLEKAAILGVEYVVVHPGSGDPKRVKEGALKALRLAGVRGKPTLLLENTAGGGEKVGSRFEELAWLLEDTPLQACLDTCHAFAAGYDVKEDPQGVLIALDKAVGLERVPVVHLNDSVGGLGSRIDHHAHLLQGQIGEGLKEVLLDPRLRGRVFILETPRSPEEDAWNLKVLQGWLEEAASQNKL